DNA sequence from the Cucumis melo cultivar AY chromosome 6, USDA_Cmelo_AY_1.0, whole genome shotgun sequence genome:
CCGAAAAGAGATATACCGTgtccgaaaaagaaatgctTGCAGTAGTACATTGTTTGAGGGCCTGGAGACAATACCTACTAGGTTCGTCATTTGTAGTGAAGACGGACAATAGTGCAACCTGCCACTTTTTTACCCAGCTAAAGTTAACTTCGAAGCAAGCAAGATGGCAGGAATTTCTGGTCGAGTTTGACTTCGAATTTGAACAAAAGAAGTGGTCAAGCAACCAGGCTGTTGATGCCCTAAGTCGGAAACAAGAACATGCAGTCATATGCCTGTTAGCTCACCTCCGAGGGAGTGAGATTGGTGGGTCGGTTAGAGACACCTTGAGAGAGTTCCTACAGAAAGATCATGTCGCTCAGAATGTCATGAATTTAGTGAAGGCGGGCAAAACATGACATTTTTGTGTCGAGGAAGACTTGTTAGTCACAAAGGGAAATCGGTTATATGTTCCTAGAGCAGGGGACTTAAAGAAGAAATTGTTGTATGAGTGTCATGACACTCTATGGGCTGGCCATCCCGAATGGCAGCGGATGTACGTCTTGCTGAAGGAGGGCTACTTTTGGAcgaatatgagagatgatgtcatgTAGTACACTAAGACGTGTCTCATCTACCAACAGGATAAAGTAGAGAAAGCGAAGGTTGTTGGACTTCTTAACCTTCTACCGATTCCAACAAGACCTTGGGAGAGTGTTTCTATGGACTTTATCACCCATCTTCCTAAGGTAGGCGACTTTAAAGCCATCTTAGTCATCATTGATCGTTTTTCAAAGTACGCCACTTTCATCCCTACCACCCAGCAGTGTTCAGCCGAAATGACagctcaattgttctttaagcaTGTTGTTAAGTTGTGAGGAGTCCAGAAAAGTATAGTGAGTGACAGGGATAGTAGATTCATTGGCTCCTTCTGAACggagttattttccttcttggggACAAGTCTAAACATATTCTCAAGCTACCACCCCCAGACTGACGGCCAGACTGAGCGATTCAACAGCATGCTCGAGGAATACTTGCACcattttgtaaacacaaggcaAGAGAATTGGGTCTAGCTATTGGACGTAGCCCAATTCTGTTTCAACGCTCAGACAAGTTCATCTATAGGGAGAAGCCCGtttgagattgtttctgggAGGCAACTAGTACTACcacaccttgttgatcatccCTATGCAGGGAAGAACCCTCAAGCCCTCAATTTCATGAAGGAGTGGAAACAGACAAACGACATCGCCTGAGCGTACTTAGAAAAGGCATCGAAGCAGATGAAGAAGTGGGCAGATAAGAAGCGACGACCTCTTGAGTTTCGGGCGGGAGACCAGGTACTCATCAAACTACGACTAGAGCAAATTAGGTTTCGAGGATGCAAAGACCAATGTCTCATCAGGAAGTACGAAGGACCATGTGAAGTGCTGAAAAAGGTAGGAAATACTTCTTACAGAGTAGCATTACCCACATGgataaaaatatacccagtaattCATGTAAGTAACCTGAAACCCTACCATCAAAACACTGAAGACCTGCAGCGGAATGTCGTAGCTCGCCCAATTATCGACCTTAGTCAGAAGGAAtacaaagatgttgaagaaattatGGCCGAGCGAGTAAGAAGGGGCAGAAGACCCACACgaaggatccacgagtatctgataaagtggaagaaccttcctgtGGAGGAAACCAGTTgggaacgtgtcgaagatcttgaagcgtggaagcagaagataGAAGATTTCAAGTTTCGCCAGTTGACGGGGATGTCAACCgtttaggtgggggagaatgtcaaaggcatacttgtccaaggtattatttacctatggcCGTATGGCCGAATACCCCTcaatcgctttatctttatgtcttaaaagtagtctaggttaattctttcattttcgtgttgccgagccacagtgtgacatttcagCTTTTCCATCTGTAAgtctgccaaggccaaaaatctcaatatgtactatagggggtacatgagtagTCACACCCCTGccgagccttgtcgcactctttgcaaactaAGCATTTTCTTTGCAACTGACAATCTTCAATGCtcacttttatgatgttttcaacaatttattttctctctcacgttttataaaatcattttctcaagaaagtgaagggaggctacgtcataccgcaagtttgtccgcggattctgaattttgaacggctgacttgttgatcgagctaaacaagtgtcgcacaatcgtgtttgaggagttacgattgtgacactgCGCACAGCTtagatgagtaatattattaagattcacaatagtcaatatacatcaatacaaTAAGTGACAATCTACTCAAGTATATGACTATCTTAAAGTACTCAATAACTTAAGAATTCAGGCTCCCCTTGAACATATGAGTGAATCTTCTGGAAGCTGCATGACTTCATACTCCCTTTGAGTTCAACCTAATCTCTTAATCATTACTTCTTTCGTATTACTCATCATTAATTTTATCACAGTTCAACACATTGAGATCACAGATAGTTACTCGTACTACCTTCTTTCGTTCATAGCTCTACAACAATATTTTCGACTATCAGCATGAAACGTCTTTCTACATTCGTCAGTAGTACCAGTTCACACAAGTTTcgtagtatatatatatatatatatatatatatatatatatatatatatatatatatatatatatatcttcaaGAATAATCTCAAAAGGATATTTTcaaaagattcctaaaataaatgaagatcttttatctttttgaaattacgtcattcattaaataaaagataatctcgttatttttttttttttttgacaaagtTCCAACAAACTCCCTCTTTTGTCAAAAAGAGGATATTTCTTTTCAAGTTCAAGTCAATGCTTCTTAGAAACTTCTCAGAGTGCAACAATTAGCAAATGGCCATTTTTTAACCATATATCAACACACCGGATCAACTTATTCatctagaaaaaaaatatccataaacttctgatgatcatcatttcatttatttaattcatAGCAGTAAAAAGTCAACAATAAACAATCTACGATCATATAAACTCGTACGAACTCCTTACattctttaaaaagaaaacaaaaagaaacaacttcAAAATATCTTCAAACTCTCAACAAAAATAAACTTCAAAACATCATCAAAACTTCACAACTTCAATAGAAACAGAATCATAAACAGCTTTAGGATATCAACCCGCTATAACTACTCCTGCACCTTAACTTCATAACTTCTCCCCCTTTGAACTGAAAAGAAACACTACTTCTGATCTAGAACATCAGTACTAGAGGAAGGAATAAGTGTCTTCAGGTGTTGAACAAGCAAATCAACCTCCAATCTTCTATCAAGCAGCAGATTTATAGATGTAGAAAGAGCTCGACACTCAACTGTAAGAGTATTAATTATCCTAGAGGCTAAGTCACGATGAACAAAGAATCCTTCAACATTCTCATCTACATCATTAATGTCAAACATACGTGAGTTCCTAGAGGGTCTCATATCATGTTTTATGTCAGGAACATAACTTCCTTGAAATAGCATGTAGCTTAATGACAATGTCTTTGGGTCAGGACCAGGAGCATCATTTGGGGTTAGGATATCATCATTCAGATAAACCAGAAGACTTGAGAAGAAACGAGGCAGAGGAATAGGAATCTTAACACCAAACGTTCCCACATGTCTCAAAAGCTGATTATATATAAAGAGACTAGCATCCACAGAATCATCTTTGCAGATTTGATAAAGAAAAGTCTCTAAAGCAACAGAAACACTGGAAGCATGTGAGGAGGAAAACCAGTTAGCACTGCCAATTTCATGAAGAATGACGTATTTGATACTTAGTGAGACAGCTGAAATCCCATTTACAGGCCATATAGACAGGGCTCCTCCAGACACTACAGAAGCCAAAACATCATTGGATGGATGTAAAGGAGTATAGCCAGATTCCACAGTGTCTCCCAAGAATCTATTGATCACAGCAGGAGAAATCTTAAATTTCAAGCCTCGAATATGCACCGTCTAGTAATCAGAACTGCTAGGATTGTTCAATTATGAAGGCAAATTTACTATAAATTCTCTTATCAGCTAAGGATAAAATGGGCCTACATCAACAATCAAGTCCATAACACTAAAGTAGGAATGATGTTTTTCAGACACATTCACCTCATCTGCAATACGCCTCTACACTACATACTTCCACCTTTACACACTTTCTTCGAGATGAAATGAGATTCCATCAATGGAGACAGATGGAATATTCAGTGGAATTTTCTTTCTCCCAGTTTTCGTAGTAATGTTACAACACTTTGTTGTGATTTCTTCCCTTTTGGTCTCTGTTCAACGCAAGGTTGTTCAAATTCAGTTTGAGGAGCATTCACATTAGGTTCAACATCATCAGGAGCACTATTATCAATTGGTTCAACATGGTCATCAACATTTTCATTAGGGTTCTCATCAACATTATCAGCAATGTTCCTATCAACATTATCAACAATGTTCTCACCTACATTATCAGTAGACTGACCCACTAGATTAGGCTTCAGAATAGATGGTTGGACATCAACAGATGAACTGGTCCGAACAGGAGACCTAACTGGTGGAGAATGATTGGAATGTCCAGTGTCTTCATTTGTACTAGAGGGCTGACCAGGTGTTGGAACAAATATATCTTTAGAGGAAGAACTACCATCAAAGTGAACTGAAGTAATAGGAGCATCAGCAACTGTGGACTCATCTTTAGAAAATAAACCCTTCTTTAACAACCTAGCTAGTGGAACATCATCTCTTTCATCCGAATCCATTTTAGACATATGAGACTCAAAGACAACTGATTCAGTTTTGACATTCTCAAGAGCAATACCAGCATCATTATCATCATGCATAGACAAATTTGGGCAATCAAAAGGATGTACCTGATTCTTTTCAGATGGCAAACAATAGGGTCTTCGAATGGGAGTGCTTTCAAATAGACGATCCCTTATTCGAACGGCATGCATGTTGGTTcgtgtaacaacccaactctttatactgaGCTGAGATCATCACtactcaaaaaagaaaagaaaatttcttaaattaaattgaaaggtaaaacaaatattcatggtcaaaacttcaaatactcatttaaaatcataaataaatagaaataaatatcaaaataacaaaatcctaGTTCGGGCCATATATAGTTTTAAAGAGTAATAATGAAAGTATAAGAAATactaaaatcaaactaaaatcaTAATGGCGAAAGCAAAACATTCTCTATGGcatgccacggtcacttcttgtcattcgccagctttcctctacctctccctttacccttacctgaaaaattaaacataagagagtgagtataaaaatatactcagtaagggacctactactagtctcgctTGGTGactattaacttcctattagagtcctgtaaagtggtaacCT
Encoded proteins:
- the LOC127149759 gene encoding uncharacterized protein LOC127149759 is translated as MHAVRIRDRLFESTPIRRPYCLPSEKNQVHPFDCPNLSMHDDNDAGIALENVKTESVVFESHMSKMDSDERDDVPLARLLKKGLFSKDESTVADAPITSVHFDGSSSSKDIFVPTPGQPSSTNEDTGHSNHSPPVRSPVRTSSSVDVQPSILKPNLVGQSTDNVGENIVDNVDRNIADNVDENPNENVDDHVEPIDNSAPDDVEPNVNAPQTEFEQPCVEQRPKGKKSQQSVTVHIRGLKFKISPAVINRFLGDTVESGYTPLHPSNDVLASVVSGGALSIWPVNGISAVSLSIKYVILHEIGSANWFSSSHASSVSVALETFLYQICKDDSVDASLFIYNQLLRHVGTFGVKIPIPLPRFFSSLLVYLNDDILTPNDAPGPDPKTLSLSYMLFQGSYVPDIKHDMRPSRNSRMFDINDVDENVEGFFVHRDLASRIINTLTVECRALSTSINLLLDRRLEVDLLVQHLKTLIPSSSTDVLDQK